ACTCATATTCAAAATCGCTAAGCGCGCGCAAGCCTCTTACTATGATATTACTGTTTTGCCGCCGCACATATTCGTTAAGTAACCCGGAGAAACAATCGACACGGACGTTGGGAATATGCCCGGTGGCTTCCCGGAGCATCTCAACACGTTCTTCCATGGTAAACAGCGGTTTTTTGTTCGGGTTATGGAAAACAGCCACTATGATTTGGTCGAACAGCTGGCTTGCTCGCGCAAAAATGTCAAGATGG
Above is a window of Thermosinus carboxydivorans Nor1 DNA encoding:
- the coaD gene encoding pantetheine-phosphate adenylyltransferase, whose amino-acid sequence is MRIAVCPGSFDPVTNGHLDIFARASQLFDQIIVAVFHNPNKKPLFTMEERVEMLREATGHIPNVRVDCFSGLLNEYVRRQNSNIIVRGLRALSDFEYEFQRALLIKKIDPVIETVFMMTSSEYSFVSSSGIKELAKFGGSIRGLVPQCVEERILRRLHEVQHV